One genomic region from Verrucomicrobiota bacterium encodes:
- a CDS encoding glycerol-3-phosphate dehydrogenase/oxidase → MKRDTVLDQIQNTREPWDFLVIGGGATGLGVAVDAAARGYRTLLVEQSDFAKGTSSRSTKLVHGGVRYLKQGNISLVLEALRERGLLCENAPHLVHHLEFIVPIYSWWEGPFYGIGMKIYDRLAGKLGLSPSHVLSRDETLELIPTLEPAGLQGGVSYYDGQFDDSRLAVNLAQTVFDLGGLAVNYMPVVELIKENDLIVGAVVRDLETGVEHRIRARAVINATGVFSDAVRKMDEPDARTVIAASQGSHVVLPKTFLPGNSAVMVPHTPDGRVLFAVPWHDHVVVGTTDISVDHIVPEPVPMEEEIGFILTNAAKYLSKRPSRSDVLSVYAGLRPLVKVGDAKSTAALSRDHTILISNAGLLTIAGGKWTTYRKMAQDAVDQAETMAGFDERPCRTEHLQIHGWTKQAIDEPALRVYGADAADIQEIVREEPALAEKLHPELPYIGAEVVWAVRGEMARTVEDVLARRTRALLLGARASIEAAPRVAELIARELKRDEGWQKQTVQEFKTVAQGYVPPA, encoded by the coding sequence ATGAAACGTGACACCGTACTGGACCAGATCCAAAACACCCGTGAACCCTGGGATTTCCTCGTCATCGGCGGGGGCGCGACCGGTCTGGGGGTTGCCGTGGACGCCGCCGCCCGCGGCTACCGCACCCTGCTGGTTGAGCAGTCTGATTTCGCCAAAGGCACCTCCAGCCGCAGCACCAAGCTGGTGCATGGCGGGGTACGCTATCTCAAACAGGGCAACATCTCACTGGTCCTGGAGGCGTTGCGCGAACGCGGCCTGTTGTGCGAAAACGCACCTCACCTGGTCCATCACCTGGAGTTTATCGTGCCCATTTACAGCTGGTGGGAAGGCCCCTTTTATGGCATCGGCATGAAGATCTACGACCGGTTGGCCGGCAAACTGGGCCTCAGCCCTTCCCACGTACTTTCGCGGGACGAAACCCTCGAGCTGATCCCGACGCTCGAACCGGCCGGCCTTCAGGGCGGGGTATCTTACTACGACGGGCAATTCGACGATTCGCGCCTGGCGGTCAACCTGGCCCAAACCGTTTTCGACCTGGGCGGCTTGGCGGTCAACTACATGCCCGTCGTTGAGCTGATCAAAGAAAACGACCTGATCGTCGGCGCGGTGGTCCGCGACCTGGAAACCGGGGTCGAACACCGGATTCGGGCCCGTGCGGTGATCAACGCCACCGGAGTATTCTCCGATGCGGTGCGCAAGATGGACGAACCGGACGCCAGGACCGTCATCGCCGCCAGTCAGGGCTCCCACGTGGTGCTGCCGAAAACCTTCCTGCCGGGCAACAGCGCCGTGATGGTGCCGCACACGCCGGACGGCCGGGTGCTCTTTGCCGTGCCCTGGCACGATCACGTCGTGGTCGGCACCACCGACATCAGCGTCGATCACATCGTGCCGGAACCGGTGCCGATGGAAGAAGAGATCGGCTTCATCCTGACCAACGCCGCCAAGTATCTCAGCAAGCGGCCCAGCCGCAGCGACGTGCTGAGCGTCTATGCGGGGCTGCGGCCGCTGGTCAAGGTCGGCGACGCCAAAAGCACGGCGGCGCTGTCGCGCGATCATACCATTCTGATTTCGAACGCCGGCCTGTTGACGATCGCGGGCGGCAAGTGGACCACCTATCGCAAAATGGCCCAGGACGCCGTCGACCAGGCCGAGACCATGGCCGGCTTCGACGAGCGCCCGTGTAGAACCGAGCATCTCCAGATCCATGGGTGGACCAAGCAGGCTATCGACGAACCTGCCTTGCGCGTGTATGGGGCGGATGCAGCCGATATTCAGGAAATCGTGCGGGAAGAGCCGGCTTTAGCCGAAAAGCTGCACCCGGAACTGCCTTACATCGGGGCTGAGGTCGTCTGGGCCGTGCGCGGCGAGATGGCGCGGACGGTGGAGGATGTGCTGGCACGCCGAACCCGGGCCTTGCTGCTGGGCGCGCGCGCCAGTATTGAAGCCGCCCCACGGGTGGCTGAGCTGATCGCGCGGGAACTTAAACGGGACGAAGGCTGGCAGAAGCAGACGGTGCAGGAATTCAAGACCGTCGCCCAGGGCTACGTTCCACCGGCCTGA
- a CDS encoding triosephosphate isomerase, protein MMLTFGTNWKMRNLGREEARTYARVVAASLPQLGETQLFILPPATLIRDMASEAAGSNLLIGAQNFHWAPEGEFTGELSTALLKQEGATIVMVGHAERRSLFGESDEIINRKLKRAFEDGFYAVLCVGDSEPGMSAVMLGETFSRQIGIALDGVTPAAPGKLIVAYEPVWAIGEAAKGSPSGDQVAACVDLIRQALERSWGGAGREVPVLYGGSVGPGNCRELVAGTGVDGLFVGRSARDPHRFVLLIREALSVLAKT, encoded by the coding sequence ATGATGCTGACTTTCGGTACCAATTGGAAGATGCGAAACCTGGGTCGCGAGGAGGCGCGCACGTACGCTCGCGTCGTCGCCGCCTCCCTGCCCCAGCTCGGGGAAACGCAACTTTTTATCCTACCGCCCGCCACCCTCATCCGGGACATGGCTTCAGAAGCTGCCGGCAGCAACCTTCTCATTGGTGCTCAGAACTTTCATTGGGCCCCGGAAGGTGAATTTACCGGCGAACTCTCGACGGCATTGCTGAAGCAGGAAGGCGCCACGATCGTGATGGTAGGACACGCCGAACGGCGTTCGCTTTTTGGCGAATCGGACGAAATCATCAACCGCAAACTGAAAAGGGCGTTTGAGGACGGATTTTATGCGGTTCTCTGCGTCGGGGATTCCGAGCCCGGCATGAGCGCCGTGATGCTCGGTGAAACGTTTTCGCGGCAAATAGGGATTGCGCTGGACGGCGTCACCCCGGCTGCGCCAGGCAAACTGATCGTCGCCTACGAACCGGTTTGGGCGATCGGAGAAGCCGCGAAAGGTTCACCGTCCGGAGACCAGGTTGCCGCTTGCGTCGACTTGATCCGGCAGGCGCTCGAGCGGTCGTGGGGTGGCGCCGGCCGCGAAGTCCCTGTCCTTTACGGAGGCAGCGTCGGGCCCGGCAATTGCCGGGAACTTGTGGCCGGGACGGGCGTCGACGGGCTTTTCGTCGGACGCTCGGCTCGGGACCCGCACCGTTTTGTGCTCCTGATCCGGGAGGCACTGAGCGTCCTCGCGAAAACCTGA